The proteins below are encoded in one region of Methanofollis aquaemaris:
- the corA gene encoding magnesium/cobalt transporter CorA encodes MALTGRKRSEKAGLPPGSLVYVGDTGQEATGIDIIDYTWDEIREETGVDAGDLPPYLEKESITWIDVTGLGDIAAIETIGEIFGLHPLVLEDVLNTEQRPKMEDYGETIAIILKWIGYQAGDTLVDEQISLVLGKNYVISFQERPLNVFEPVRTRIRGGAWRARRLGADYLAYALVDAVVDSYFAAMETFGEKIEAVDNALIEDPDADAIRAIQKVRRELLYLRRQIWPLREVVSSMERTESPLFADQTGVYLRDVYDHIVQVIEALETYRDMSAGMLDIYLSSTSNRMNEVMKVLTIIATIFIPLSFITGIFGMNFRFMPELAWEFGYYACLGLMAAVAIGMLAYFRKKKWI; translated from the coding sequence ATGGCCCTGACGGGACGAAAACGCTCGGAAAAAGCAGGTCTCCCGCCGGGATCGCTCGTCTATGTCGGGGACACCGGACAGGAAGCGACCGGGATCGACATCATCGACTACACCTGGGATGAGATCAGGGAGGAGACCGGGGTCGACGCCGGCGACCTCCCACCGTACCTGGAGAAGGAGTCAATCACCTGGATCGATGTGACCGGCCTTGGGGACATCGCCGCCATCGAGACGATCGGGGAGATCTTCGGCCTCCACCCCCTCGTCCTCGAAGACGTCCTCAACACCGAACAGCGACCGAAGATGGAGGACTATGGCGAGACGATCGCCATCATCCTGAAGTGGATCGGTTACCAGGCGGGAGACACCCTCGTGGACGAACAGATCAGTCTTGTTCTCGGCAAAAACTATGTCATCTCCTTCCAGGAACGCCCGCTCAACGTCTTCGAACCGGTGCGGACGCGGATCCGGGGGGGCGCCTGGCGGGCGCGGCGACTCGGCGCCGACTACCTCGCCTACGCTCTCGTCGACGCCGTCGTGGACAGTTACTTTGCGGCGATGGAAACCTTCGGCGAGAAGATCGAGGCAGTTGACAACGCCCTCATCGAAGACCCCGACGCCGACGCGATCCGGGCGATCCAGAAGGTGCGGCGCGAACTCCTGTACCTCAGGAGACAGATATGGCCGCTGAGAGAGGTGGTCTCCTCCATGGAACGGACCGAATCGCCTCTCTTCGCCGACCAGACCGGGGTCTATCTCAGGGACGTCTACGACCATATCGTCCAGGTGATCGAGGCCCTGGAGACCTACCGGGATATGTCGGCCGGAATGCTCGACATCTATCTTTCGAGCACGAGCAACCGGATGAACGAGGTGATGAAAGTGCTGACGATCATCGCCACCATCTTCATCCCCCTCAGTTTCATCACCGGCATCTTCGGGATGAACTTCAGGTTCATGCCTGAGTTGGCCTGGGAGTTTGGGTACTATGCCTGCCTAGGGTTGATGGCCGCGGTCGCCATTGGGATGCTCGCCTATTTCAGGAAGAAAAAATGGATCTAG